A single genomic interval of Porphyromonas sp. oral taxon 275 harbors:
- a CDS encoding TonB-dependent siderophore receptor, protein MRLVLPLLSLSALSLSPELLAQTSTQDSVARSYAISEVVVTGTQTPRLLKKLPIMTQVISRKDLERVQPRSAADALQMTIPGVNVTVHGAQYRVSIQGMTGDYILFLIDGEKITSEGNGVVDLNRIDMTTIERIEIIRGAASALYGSNAIGGVVNFITKKASKRLQATAGLDYSSEGQTRYTAGLMARYKGLYSSTSLGYTDLKGYTIPTRSGATDQLAQNAVMGSKTQYFGQSLRYRPEGDRLELSAFVRYSFRDQEQDGATRNHYRTHNLGGKGYYAFSDRSSLSLDYNNELYDRSYWYTYVGSKSPVFLFHAHTARLQYNYGKEGSTPILANIGGELYAEDLKGNRISEDGATRRAALYSLYAQGEWHATEHCSVVGGLRYDSHSRFGGHLSPRLSVLYSVDRMRLRASYSEGFRSPSIKELFMSWDHLGMFFIKGNDGLRPETSRMLSLSSEWQTQQLNLTLIASYNEIKNRISMVEEDGGDTQRYRNTSTKAQLLNLQASLRWRLPLGFHFAGDYVWLRDLDRVMSKSGRRLPFASTRPHNFTSTLGWEHRLGRYALSASYTLRGSSSVETAQYNTDLKDYLAVRHEGFTLSRLHAGIAWRDHVRLGAGIDNLFDYHPETLNVTGSTSPGRSYYLSLGLSL, encoded by the coding sequence ATGCGCTTAGTATTACCTCTCCTCTCCCTCTCGGCGCTCAGCCTGTCGCCCGAGCTCTTGGCACAGACCTCTACGCAGGATAGCGTCGCGCGCAGCTACGCCATCTCAGAGGTCGTCGTCACGGGGACACAGACCCCGCGCCTACTGAAGAAGCTCCCCATCATGACCCAGGTCATCAGTCGCAAGGACCTGGAGCGCGTGCAGCCACGCTCGGCAGCCGATGCCCTGCAGATGACCATCCCAGGGGTCAACGTTACCGTCCACGGAGCACAGTACCGCGTGTCAATCCAGGGCATGACGGGGGACTACATCCTCTTCCTCATCGACGGGGAGAAGATCACCTCCGAGGGGAACGGGGTGGTAGACCTCAATCGCATCGACATGACGACCATCGAGCGCATCGAGATCATCCGTGGGGCTGCCTCCGCCCTTTATGGCTCCAATGCTATAGGTGGCGTAGTGAACTTCATCACCAAGAAGGCGAGCAAGCGGCTCCAGGCCACTGCTGGCCTCGACTACAGCAGTGAGGGGCAGACACGCTATACGGCAGGGCTCATGGCGCGCTACAAGGGGCTCTACAGCAGCACCTCGCTCGGCTACACCGACCTGAAGGGCTACACCATCCCCACACGTAGTGGGGCGACCGACCAGCTGGCGCAGAACGCGGTGATGGGGAGCAAGACCCAATACTTCGGCCAGAGCCTTCGCTACCGCCCCGAGGGGGATCGACTCGAGCTCTCGGCCTTCGTCCGCTACAGCTTCCGCGACCAGGAGCAGGACGGCGCCACGCGCAATCACTACCGCACACACAACCTCGGCGGCAAGGGCTACTACGCCTTCTCCGACCGCTCCAGCCTAAGCCTGGACTACAACAACGAGCTCTACGACCGCTCCTATTGGTACACCTACGTAGGTAGCAAGAGCCCTGTCTTCCTCTTCCATGCCCATACGGCACGCCTGCAGTACAACTATGGTAAGGAGGGCTCCACACCCATACTGGCCAATATCGGTGGCGAGCTCTACGCCGAGGACCTCAAGGGCAACCGCATCTCCGAGGACGGCGCTACACGCCGCGCCGCGCTCTATTCGCTCTACGCCCAAGGGGAGTGGCATGCGACTGAGCATTGCTCCGTGGTGGGCGGACTCCGCTACGACAGCCACAGCCGCTTCGGGGGGCACCTCTCTCCGCGCCTCTCGGTACTCTACAGCGTAGACCGTATGCGCCTCCGAGCCTCCTACTCGGAGGGCTTCCGCTCGCCCTCGATCAAGGAGCTCTTCATGAGCTGGGACCACCTCGGGATGTTCTTCATCAAGGGCAACGACGGGCTTCGCCCCGAGACCAGCCGTATGCTTAGCCTCTCCTCCGAGTGGCAGACACAGCAGCTCAACCTCACCCTCATCGCCTCCTACAATGAGATTAAGAACCGCATCAGCATGGTCGAGGAGGACGGCGGCGATACCCAGCGCTATCGCAATACCTCCACCAAGGCGCAGCTCCTGAACCTGCAGGCTAGCCTGCGCTGGCGTCTGCCGCTAGGCTTCCACTTCGCTGGGGACTACGTATGGCTACGGGATCTCGACCGCGTGATGAGTAAGTCTGGACGCAGGCTCCCCTTCGCCAGCACGCGTCCGCACAACTTCACCAGCACGCTCGGCTGGGAGCATCGCCTAGGTCGATACGCCCTCAGCGCTAGCTATACCCTACGTGGGTCGAGCAGCGTAGAGACCGCTCAGTACAATACCGACCTCAAGGATTACCTCGCCGTGCGGCATGAGGGCTTCACCCTCTCCCGCCTCCATGCGGGCATCGCCTGGCGCGATCACGTTCGTCTCGGGGCAGGGATAGACAACCTCTTCGACTACCACCCCGAGACGCTGAACGTCACGGGCTCGACCTCCCCAGGCCGTAGCTACTACCTCTCCCTCGGCCTCTCGCTCTAG
- a CDS encoding DUF2851 family protein, producing the protein MEAFLHYLWLHQRYDQLIPTGALAGARIEVLDPGELNLHAGPDFFAARIRIDQLLWVGCVEIHHAASEWFAHGHHADPAYSSVILHVVEVDNRQVAGLNGQELPTCLILVPRTQPEEQAALVEQLYSRSSAEALLSLSAEERSSLLLCLYRARMQAKVQACAQLLERASGDWGQCFWAQLLRYFGGALNSEAMERLAFALHLHLLQKHSDRLDQVEALLLGQAGLIEVLPEGAYRTQLAEEYHFLRHKYELRALGAGTFRRARTRPANLPERRLLQLAALLTRRDFLGDRCLRAKTRRALHELFTLPAAGAEVEGQPARAAITGSLCDLLIINVVLPYQVLYAQRQEGLRDAAPDLELLSSIPAEDNRVTRLYRAAGLELRDALDSQAILQLEHYREARERRLKG; encoded by the coding sequence ATGGAAGCCTTCCTTCACTACCTCTGGCTACATCAGCGCTACGATCAGCTCATCCCTACGGGAGCGCTGGCTGGTGCACGCATCGAGGTGCTCGACCCAGGCGAACTGAACCTCCATGCAGGCCCCGACTTCTTCGCCGCCCGCATACGCATCGACCAGCTCCTATGGGTGGGCTGTGTCGAGATCCATCATGCCGCCTCCGAGTGGTTTGCCCATGGGCACCACGCAGACCCTGCCTACAGCTCGGTGATCTTGCATGTCGTCGAGGTCGACAATCGGCAGGTGGCGGGGCTCAATGGACAGGAGCTGCCGACCTGCCTCATCCTCGTCCCCCGCACTCAGCCCGAGGAGCAGGCGGCGCTGGTCGAGCAGCTCTACAGCCGTTCCTCAGCGGAGGCGCTCCTTAGCCTCAGTGCAGAGGAGCGCTCCAGCCTCCTCCTTTGTCTCTATAGAGCACGCATGCAGGCCAAGGTGCAGGCCTGCGCGCAGCTGCTGGAGCGTGCCTCGGGAGACTGGGGGCAGTGCTTCTGGGCACAGCTGTTACGCTACTTCGGCGGCGCGCTCAATAGTGAGGCCATGGAGCGCCTAGCCTTTGCCCTGCACCTGCACCTACTGCAGAAGCACAGTGACCGCCTGGATCAAGTGGAGGCGCTCCTACTGGGGCAAGCTGGGCTCATCGAGGTACTGCCCGAGGGCGCCTATAGGACGCAGCTCGCCGAGGAATATCACTTCCTGCGGCATAAGTACGAGCTTCGCGCGCTGGGAGCAGGCACCTTCCGCCGTGCACGGACGCGTCCCGCCAACCTCCCCGAGCGTCGTCTGCTGCAGCTCGCTGCCCTCCTCACGCGCCGTGACTTCCTCGGGGATCGCTGCCTGAGAGCAAAGACGCGCCGCGCGCTGCACGAGCTCTTCACACTACCCGCTGCTGGGGCGGAGGTCGAGGGACAGCCAGCACGCGCCGCGATCACGGGCAGCCTCTGCGACCTCCTGATCATCAATGTCGTCTTGCCCTACCAGGTCCTCTACGCGCAGCGGCAGGAGGGTCTGAGGGACGCTGCCCCAGATCTCGAGCTCCTCAGCTCTATCCCAGCCGAGGACAATAGGGTGACGCGCCTCTACCGAGCGGCAGGGCTAGAGCTGCGGGATGCCCTCGATAGCCAGGCGATACTCCAGCTGGAGCACTACCGCGAGGCGCGGGAGCGTAGGCTGAAGGGCTAG
- the holA gene encoding DNA polymerase III subunit delta codes for MPTYDELTKAIKSKSLAPAYLLAGEEPLYIDRLAQLLLDTLIPEEERDFNLSVLYGAEVGARDILTEAMRFPMMGDRVLVVVREAQLIKDLDLLAEHLEALPSSTCLVLCYKKKPDKRKALYKRLEAAGAVYESSRIYDSKLPDFITKSFAQQQLAIDPRAASLMAEATGNDLEKILGEVEKIALALSARQQRQVGLDEIEQYIGVSKEYNGFELQSALIKRDAARAYRIAFYFSANERNHPIQQILAMLFGFFSNLMAVHYMGARDERSIAAGLKISPYAARDYNLARTNYNAAQVFAIIRQLRLLDAYSKGVDASIPSSELYKELVTRVLDA; via the coding sequence ATGCCCACCTATGATGAGCTGACCAAAGCGATCAAGTCTAAGTCCCTTGCTCCCGCCTATCTGCTAGCCGGTGAGGAGCCGCTGTACATCGACCGACTGGCACAGCTCCTGCTGGACACGCTGATCCCCGAGGAGGAGCGTGACTTCAACCTCAGCGTGCTCTATGGCGCTGAGGTCGGAGCCCGCGACATACTCACCGAGGCCATGCGCTTCCCTATGATGGGGGATCGGGTACTGGTCGTGGTGCGAGAGGCCCAGCTCATCAAGGACCTCGACCTCCTGGCAGAGCACCTCGAGGCCCTCCCCTCCTCGACCTGCCTGGTGCTGTGCTACAAGAAGAAGCCCGACAAACGCAAGGCCCTCTACAAGCGCCTCGAGGCCGCTGGTGCCGTCTACGAGTCCAGCCGCATCTATGACTCCAAGCTCCCCGACTTCATCACTAAGAGCTTTGCCCAGCAGCAGCTCGCCATAGACCCACGGGCAGCTAGCCTCATGGCCGAGGCCACGGGGAACGATCTAGAGAAGATCCTGGGCGAGGTCGAGAAGATCGCTCTCGCGCTGAGTGCCCGGCAACAGCGTCAGGTGGGGCTGGACGAGATCGAGCAGTATATAGGGGTGAGCAAGGAGTACAACGGCTTCGAGCTGCAGTCTGCCCTCATCAAGCGTGACGCTGCCCGCGCCTATCGCATCGCCTTCTACTTCTCGGCCAACGAGCGCAACCACCCCATCCAGCAGATCCTCGCCATGCTCTTCGGCTTCTTCAGCAACCTCATGGCCGTGCACTATATGGGTGCTCGGGACGAGCGTAGCATAGCCGCGGGGCTGAAGATCTCACCCTACGCTGCCCGTGACTACAACCTCGCGCGGACGAACTATAATGCGGCTCAGGTCTTCGCCATCATCCGTCAGCTGCGCCTGCTCGACGCCTATTCCAAGGGCGTAGACGCTAGTATCCCGAGCTCCGAGCTCTACAAGGAGCTCGTCACACGCGTCCTCGACGCCTAG
- the pta gene encoding phosphate acetyltransferase, which translates to MDLIQDIIDRAKANPQHIVFPEGTEERTLKAADRLLRDGVVRLTLIGDPYAIRSRAHDLGLRNIDKAELLDPKKHAKKEAYKELLLELRRSKGLTEEQAAILVEDPLYLGCLMIKAGDADGELAGAINATGDVLRPALQIVKTTPGISCVSGIFLMFLPHGDYGDNGLLLFADCAVMPNPTAPELAQIAISSADSARAIAGIEPRIAMLSFSTKGSAHHEMVDKVVEATRLAKEQAPELLLDGELQLDAALVSKVASLKAPDSLVAGKANVLVFPSLEAGNIGYKLVQRLAGAEAVGPILQGMAAPVNDLSRGASVEDIYKMAAITANQAIALKAKKA; encoded by the coding sequence ATGGATCTGATTCAGGACATTATCGATAGAGCTAAGGCTAACCCTCAGCACATCGTATTCCCCGAAGGGACAGAGGAGCGTACTCTTAAGGCAGCAGACCGCCTGCTGCGTGACGGTGTCGTCCGTCTAACCCTCATCGGTGACCCCTACGCTATCCGATCTCGCGCACACGACCTCGGTCTACGTAATATAGATAAGGCCGAGCTCCTCGACCCGAAGAAGCACGCCAAGAAGGAAGCCTATAAGGAGCTCCTGCTGGAGCTGCGCCGTAGTAAGGGCCTCACCGAGGAGCAGGCTGCTATCCTCGTCGAGGATCCCCTCTACCTAGGCTGCCTCATGATCAAGGCCGGCGATGCCGACGGCGAGCTAGCTGGTGCGATCAATGCTACGGGGGACGTGCTGCGCCCAGCACTGCAGATCGTCAAGACGACGCCAGGCATCAGCTGCGTCAGCGGGATCTTCCTGATGTTCCTCCCTCATGGAGACTACGGCGACAACGGACTACTGCTCTTCGCTGACTGCGCCGTCATGCCCAACCCCACTGCGCCCGAGCTCGCACAGATCGCGATCTCCTCGGCCGACTCGGCTCGTGCCATCGCAGGCATCGAGCCCCGCATCGCTATGCTGAGCTTCTCGACCAAGGGCAGTGCCCACCACGAGATGGTAGATAAGGTCGTCGAGGCTACGCGCCTGGCTAAGGAGCAGGCTCCTGAGCTGCTGCTCGATGGAGAGCTGCAGCTGGATGCAGCCCTGGTCTCCAAGGTCGCCTCGCTCAAGGCTCCCGATAGCCTCGTAGCAGGCAAGGCCAATGTCCTGGTCTTCCCCTCCCTCGAGGCTGGGAATATCGGCTACAAGCTGGTGCAGCGCCTAGCTGGGGCAGAGGCTGTTGGGCCTATCCTGCAGGGTATGGCTGCCCCCGTCAATGACCTGAGCCGTGGAGCTTCGGTCGAGGACATCTACAAGATGGCTGCCATCACCGCCAATCAGGCCATCGCCCTGAAGGCCAAGAAGGCCTAG
- a CDS encoding aminopeptidase C, translating to MKKLIALAAVVSLSAGLWAQTPQQPKTDGEANVFTTVKDARITSVKDQANSGTCWAYSAQSFLEDELIRIGKGNFDLSEMFVVSHSYRDKGRKYVRLHGKLNYGQGGSFYDVLYVLKHYGAVPRSVMMGLNYGTARNQHSELEAGLKGFLDAIVAKPNGKLSTAWYPAYEGIIDSYLGKLPESFTYNGKKYTPKSYAEAIGLNADDYVSLTSFTHHPFYSKFALEIEDNWRWSESYNLPIDEFMRVMEHAIDKGFTIAWGSDVSERGFTRDGIAVLADLEEIQTQGSDQARWVGLSVNDRASYINKVIHSANVPEINPTQEYRQQGFDNYELTDDHGMVIYGTAKNQNGRKFFLVKNSWGEAGKYKGHWYASYNFVKGKTMNIVINRKALPDDIAKKLGVSNK from the coding sequence ATGAAGAAACTAATCGCACTAGCCGCTGTAGTGAGTCTCAGCGCTGGACTATGGGCGCAGACGCCTCAGCAGCCCAAGACGGATGGCGAGGCCAACGTCTTCACGACCGTGAAGGACGCCCGTATCACCTCGGTCAAGGACCAAGCAAACTCAGGAACCTGCTGGGCCTATTCGGCACAGAGCTTCCTCGAGGACGAGCTCATCCGTATAGGGAAGGGTAACTTCGACCTCTCCGAAATGTTTGTCGTCAGCCACTCCTACCGCGACAAGGGGCGTAAGTATGTACGCCTGCACGGCAAGCTCAACTACGGCCAGGGCGGCTCCTTCTACGACGTACTCTACGTCCTCAAGCACTACGGGGCAGTACCCCGCTCGGTGATGATGGGGCTGAACTACGGTACGGCGCGCAATCAGCACAGCGAGCTGGAGGCAGGGCTCAAGGGCTTCCTCGACGCTATCGTCGCCAAGCCCAACGGCAAGCTCTCCACAGCTTGGTATCCCGCCTACGAAGGGATCATCGACAGCTACCTGGGCAAGCTCCCCGAGAGCTTCACCTACAATGGAAAGAAGTACACGCCTAAGAGCTACGCCGAGGCCATCGGGCTCAACGCGGACGACTACGTATCGCTGACCTCCTTCACGCACCACCCCTTCTACTCCAAGTTCGCCCTCGAGATCGAGGACAACTGGCGCTGGTCAGAGTCCTACAACCTGCCCATCGACGAGTTCATGCGCGTCATGGAGCACGCCATTGACAAGGGCTTCACCATCGCTTGGGGCTCGGACGTCAGTGAGCGCGGCTTCACCCGCGACGGGATCGCTGTCCTAGCCGACCTCGAGGAGATCCAGACGCAGGGCTCCGACCAGGCTCGCTGGGTAGGCCTGAGCGTCAACGACCGCGCCAGCTACATCAATAAGGTGATCCACTCAGCCAACGTCCCCGAGATCAACCCCACGCAGGAGTACCGCCAGCAGGGCTTCGACAACTACGAGCTGACGGACGACCACGGCATGGTCATCTACGGCACGGCGAAGAATCAGAACGGGCGTAAGTTCTTCCTCGTCAAGAACTCTTGGGGCGAGGCCGGTAAGTACAAGGGGCACTGGTATGCCTCCTATAACTTCGTCAAGGGTAAGACGATGAACATCGTCATCAACCGCAAGGCTCTGCCCGACGATATCGCCAAGAAGCTCGGCGTAAGCAATAAGTAG
- the folD gene encoding bifunctional methylenetetrahydrofolate dehydrogenase/methenyltetrahydrofolate cyclohydrolase FolD, producing MAEQSYTLLDGKGTSARIKEEIAQEVAARLASGKPAPHLVAILVGHDGGSETYVASKIKTCAEVGFRSSLIRFEDDVTQEQLLAEIKRLNEDPDAHGFIVQLPLPKHIDEQKIIEAVDPAKDVDGFHPINVGRMSIGLPCFVSATPQGIIELLRRYEIDTRGKHCVVLGRSNIVGKPMAQLLLHKGNPGDCTVTVCHSRTPNIKELCLQADIIVAALGVPEFLRGDMVKPGAVIIDVGTTRVPDATKKNGFRLSGDVAFGEVAPKASFITPVPGGVGPMTIVSLMLNTLQAARQQQD from the coding sequence ATGGCAGAACAAAGCTATACGCTCCTAGATGGTAAGGGGACCAGTGCCCGCATCAAGGAGGAGATCGCCCAGGAGGTCGCTGCACGCCTGGCCTCAGGCAAGCCCGCCCCTCACCTCGTCGCTATCCTCGTCGGTCATGACGGCGGCAGCGAGACCTACGTAGCCTCCAAGATCAAGACCTGCGCTGAGGTAGGCTTCCGCTCCAGTCTCATACGCTTCGAGGACGACGTCACCCAGGAGCAGCTGCTCGCTGAGATCAAGCGGCTCAACGAGGATCCCGACGCGCATGGCTTCATCGTACAGCTCCCTCTGCCTAAGCATATCGACGAGCAGAAGATCATCGAGGCCGTAGACCCAGCCAAGGACGTCGACGGCTTCCACCCCATCAATGTAGGGCGTATGAGCATCGGCCTCCCCTGCTTCGTCTCCGCCACACCCCAAGGGATCATTGAGCTCCTCCGACGCTACGAGATCGACACCCGAGGCAAGCACTGCGTCGTCCTCGGGCGTAGTAATATCGTCGGGAAGCCCATGGCCCAACTGCTCCTACACAAGGGCAACCCAGGCGACTGCACCGTCACCGTCTGTCATAGCCGTACCCCCAACATCAAGGAGCTCTGCCTGCAGGCCGACATCATCGTAGCGGCACTGGGCGTCCCCGAGTTCCTGCGCGGCGATATGGTCAAGCCTGGAGCGGTGATCATAGACGTGGGTACGACGCGTGTCCCCGATGCAACGAAGAAGAACGGCTTCCGCCTCTCGGGAGACGTCGCCTTCGGAGAGGTAGCGCCCAAGGCGAGCTTCATCACGCCCGTCCCAGGGGGTGTAGGGCCGATGACCATCGTCTCCCTGATGCTCAATACGCTGCAGGCGGCACGACAGCAGCAGGACTAA
- a CDS encoding HmuY family protein — MIKRISLLAACASLALFASSCSKKDEPSKANAKTVVIDATSYTDYVYFSFEQGKVVKTAKYDDEAIKKDQSWDLGLHRYEFRTNSGTSGSGKGGAYETSETNINASIPVPASVETDKMQPQLIASPHFGGGNPSKSLFDSYVNTPANLVLTTTRELKEVPGSPMPVFKIIRRGAIVQDLSVHLGGSNTGGPSTVVSDKVYIVRTATGKHAKVKVLSHKGILNGKADVTAVITLQYVYPID; from the coding sequence ATGATCAAAAGAATCTCTCTACTAGCCGCCTGCGCTAGCCTCGCCCTCTTCGCCTCGAGCTGCAGTAAGAAGGACGAACCCTCCAAGGCGAATGCCAAGACCGTCGTCATCGACGCGACCAGCTATACCGACTATGTGTACTTCTCCTTCGAGCAGGGCAAGGTAGTCAAGACCGCCAAGTACGACGACGAGGCCATCAAGAAGGACCAGAGCTGGGACCTCGGGCTGCACCGCTATGAGTTCCGCACCAATAGCGGCACCTCAGGCTCGGGCAAGGGTGGCGCCTACGAGACCTCGGAGACCAACATCAATGCCTCCATCCCCGTCCCCGCGAGCGTGGAGACCGACAAGATGCAGCCCCAGCTCATAGCCTCCCCCCACTTTGGCGGCGGCAATCCATCGAAGAGCCTCTTCGACTCCTACGTCAACACGCCTGCCAACCTCGTCCTCACCACGACGCGTGAGCTCAAGGAGGTCCCCGGTAGCCCTATGCCTGTCTTCAAAATCATCCGCCGCGGCGCCATCGTCCAGGACCTCTCTGTACACCTCGGCGGGAGCAATACAGGCGGCCCCAGCACGGTGGTCAGCGACAAGGTCTACATCGTGCGTACGGCCACTGGGAAGCACGCCAAGGTCAAGGTACTCTCCCATAAGGGCATCCTCAATGGCAAGGCCGATGTGACGGCCGTCATTACCCTCCAGTACGTATACCCTATCGACTAG
- a CDS encoding type I restriction enzyme HsdR N-terminal domain-containing protein, whose product MMELNLPSYEPRLSQRSGKTYIYDELRRKAVRLTPEEWVRQHFVHYLLSYLGYPSGLMMNEVGLELGQTKKRCDTVVYDRQLRPLMLLEYKAPQVPITDKVLQQIVRYNYALRVPYLVLSNGLTHYAWRIDYEGQSYSPLPQLPRYTEL is encoded by the coding sequence ATCATGGAGCTAAACCTGCCTAGCTACGAGCCACGCCTCAGCCAGCGCTCGGGCAAGACCTATATATATGATGAGCTACGTCGCAAGGCGGTGCGCCTCACCCCCGAGGAGTGGGTGCGCCAGCACTTCGTGCACTACCTCCTCAGCTATCTAGGCTACCCCTCAGGGCTGATGATGAATGAGGTGGGGCTGGAGCTCGGACAGACCAAGAAGCGCTGCGATACGGTCGTCTACGACCGCCAGCTGCGCCCGCTGATGCTCCTCGAGTACAAGGCGCCCCAGGTGCCGATCACCGACAAGGTCCTCCAGCAGATCGTCCGCTACAACTATGCCCTGCGCGTCCCCTACCTAGTCCTGAGCAACGGCCTCACACACTACGCCTGGCGCATCGACTACGAGGGGCAGAGCTACAGCCCGCTGCCGCAGCTGCCCCGCTATACGGAGCTCTAG
- a CDS encoding acetate/propionate family kinase: MKILVLNCGSSSLKFALIELPTYRVLTSGNEERVGINDSFIRFKRPDGTKEERHLPIPDHTRGVEIILDILREEHFVASFDEIDAIGHRLVHGGERFASSVRINAEVLEKLRECVPLAPLHNPANILGIEAVTKVLPQVPQVGVFDTAFHQTMPEHAFMYALPYEFYSEFGIRRYGFHGTSHQYVSEVGAELAGIDLANSKIVTAHVGSGASMAAILNGRSIDTSMGLTPNEGLMMGTRAGDIDSGVLDFLLAKKDYRPEFIAPYLKNDKEVGKTELSLQDLTHLLTKKSGLEGISTQGSDMRDVAKAAEGGSHRDRLAITMHAYRVKKYVGAYAAALGGLDLLIFTAGVGENRPPMRTEVCQGLEFLGIKIDEELNQQAMGRTMLISAPDSRVKVAVVATDEEYMIAKDTYRIVSEG; encoded by the coding sequence ATGAAGATCCTAGTCCTCAACTGTGGGAGCAGCTCGCTGAAGTTTGCCCTCATCGAGCTCCCTACCTACCGTGTCCTCACCTCGGGGAATGAAGAGCGTGTCGGTATCAACGACTCCTTCATCCGCTTCAAGCGTCCCGACGGCACCAAGGAGGAGCGTCACCTACCCATCCCCGACCACACGCGTGGTGTAGAGATCATCCTCGACATCCTCCGCGAGGAGCACTTCGTAGCCTCCTTCGATGAGATCGACGCTATCGGCCATCGCCTCGTGCACGGAGGTGAGCGCTTTGCCTCCAGCGTCCGTATCAATGCCGAGGTCCTCGAGAAGCTCCGTGAGTGCGTGCCCTTGGCTCCGCTGCACAACCCTGCCAACATCCTCGGGATCGAGGCCGTGACCAAGGTGCTGCCCCAGGTGCCTCAGGTGGGTGTCTTCGACACGGCCTTCCACCAGACGATGCCCGAGCACGCCTTCATGTACGCGCTGCCCTACGAGTTCTACTCGGAGTTCGGCATCCGTCGCTACGGCTTCCACGGTACGAGCCATCAGTACGTCAGTGAGGTAGGGGCCGAGCTGGCAGGCATAGACCTAGCGAACTCCAAGATCGTGACCGCCCACGTGGGTAGTGGTGCCTCTATGGCTGCGATCCTGAACGGTCGCAGCATCGATACCTCTATGGGACTGACGCCCAACGAAGGCCTCATGATGGGTACGCGTGCTGGGGACATCGACAGCGGGGTACTAGACTTCCTCCTGGCGAAGAAGGATTACCGTCCCGAGTTCATCGCGCCTTACCTCAAGAATGATAAGGAGGTGGGCAAGACTGAGCTGAGCCTGCAGGACCTGACGCACCTCCTGACCAAGAAAAGTGGGTTGGAGGGCATCAGCACCCAGGGCTCGGATATGCGCGACGTCGCTAAGGCCGCCGAGGGAGGTAGTCACCGCGATCGTCTAGCCATCACTATGCACGCCTATCGAGTGAAGAAGTACGTCGGCGCCTACGCTGCCGCGCTGGGTGGTCTAGACCTACTGATCTTCACCGCTGGGGTAGGGGAGAACCGCCCCCCTATGCGTACCGAGGTGTGCCAGGGGCTGGAGTTCCTCGGCATCAAGATCGATGAGGAGCTGAACCAGCAGGCCATGGGCCGCACGATGCTGATCAGCGCCCCCGATAGCCGCGTTAAGGTCGCTGTCGTAGCCACCGACGAGGAGTATATGATCGCCAAGGATACCTACCGTATCGTCAGCGAAGGCTAG